The region CGCAGGTCCTGTTCGGAGATGTCGCTGACAATACGGCTGTGCAGGTCGGCATGGACCTGCTGGCGGTCGGCCCGGACGTGTTCCGGCAACCCGGCCCAGGGATCAAAGGCGTCCCAGGTTCCCACCCCACGTTGCCAGTCGCGCAGATGCAGCTCGCAGCCATGCTGCTGATACAGCTGCTGCCAGTGCACAAACTCCCGGGTCTCGGTATCCAGGATGGTGCCGTCGAAGTCAAAAATCAGCGCTTTGAGAGCCGGAGCCATAGCTGCGAGTGTAGGCGGCGCACGTCCGCCCGGCCACTTGAGCTGGGCTTGACTTAAGGTGGATGTCAGCGTCACACGGAGCCGCTAGGCTGCGGGGTATGGCCGAGTGGGTACAGAATCTGATGGACAGCATGGGGTATCTGGGGATCCTGTTGCTGATGGTAATCGAGAACGTATTTCCCCCTATTCCAAGCGAATTGATCATGCCCTCGGCCGGCTTTGCCGCGTCGCGCGGCGATATGAATCTGGCCCTGGTGGTGCTGATGGGCACACTGGGCAGCGTGCTGGGCACCCTGCCTCTGTACTACCTGGGCCGGGCGTTCGGGGAAGAGCGGCTGGTCGCCTGGGCCGACAAATACGGCAAGTGGCTCACACTGAGCGGCAAGGACATCCGCAAGGCTGACGACTGGTTTGACCGCCACGGGACCAAAGCGGTGCTGTTCGGACGTATGGTGCCGGGCATCCGCAGCCTGCTGAGCCTGCCGGCCGGCATGAGTGAGATGCCGCTGCCCAAGTTCCTGATCTACAGTGCCATCGGCTCGGCAATGTGGGCGTCGGTGCTGGCAGGAGCCGGCTACATGCTGGGCGAGAACTACGACAAGGTCGAGCATTACGTGGCGCCGGTCAGCAAAATCGTTCTGGGAGTGCTGATCGTCGCGGCGGCTGTGTGGTTCATGCGCCGCAAGCGTTCTCAGAGCGCGGGCAGCTGAGCACAGAAGGCCCACAGTTGCAGGGAGAGGCCATTTCGCCTCTCCCCTTTCTGTACCCATTTTCTGTGCTTCCACCATCCCCGGCAGGTCCGCGCTGCATTCCGGCCTATGGGTCAGGAATCGCCCGCAACTCCTCTGGCACCCCGCTTCCTGCCCTTGAAGCCATGCATCCCGCTTCAATGTTCGATATGTACGTGTGGCAACCGCCGGTCGAGCCAGCCGGGCAGCCACCAGTTCCAGCGCCCGGCGAGCTTCAGGAAAGCCGGCACCAGCACCAGCCGGACCAGCGTGGCGTCCAGCAGCACGGCGGTGGCCAGCCCCAGTCCGATGCTTTTGCTGGCCACCACCCGGCCGACCGTGAAGGCCGAAAATACGATGAACATGATCACGGCGGCGCTGGTAATAATCCGTGCAGTGCGGCCCACCGCCAGCACGACCGCCTCATCATTGGAGGCGCCGCGCAGGTGCTCTTCCTGCACGCGGGACAGCAGAAAAATCTCGTAGTCCATGCTCAGGCCGAACATCACCGCAAACAGCAGCAGCGGCAGGCTGGAGTCCAACACACCAACATCGTTGGGAATGCCCAGCAGCCCCGCCATCACTCCGTTCTGAACGACCATCGTGACCACGCCATAGGCCGCACCTACCGTCAGCGCGTTCATGATGATGCTTTTCAGGGGAATCAGGAGGCTGCGAAATGCCACCATCAGCAGCAGGAAGGTCCCCACGAATACCGTGATCACTGCAACCGGCATGGCGCCGGTGATGGCGTGGCTGAAGTCCCGCTCGCCGATAGGCGCGCCACCCATCAGATAGGGAAAGCGGGCCGCGTCCAGCGCCTCACGCAGCCGGGCCTCGAAGGGTT is a window of Deinococcus deserti VCD115 DNA encoding:
- a CDS encoding DedA family protein; translation: MAEWVQNLMDSMGYLGILLLMVIENVFPPIPSELIMPSAGFAASRGDMNLALVVLMGTLGSVLGTLPLYYLGRAFGEERLVAWADKYGKWLTLSGKDIRKADDWFDRHGTKAVLFGRMVPGIRSLLSLPAGMSEMPLPKFLIYSAIGSAMWASVLAGAGYMLGENYDKVEHYVAPVSKIVLGVLIVAAAVWFMRRKRSQSAGS